A region of the Actinomycetes bacterium genome:
CTGCGAGCGGACAACCCGCTGACGATGCCGGGCCTCACCCTGGCGCAGCGGCTGGCCTACGCCTTCACGCTGCTTGGCTGGTTCGACGCCTGGCGGTCACTCGGCTATCTGCTGCTGCCGGTGGCCGCCCTGCTCACCGGCGCGATCCCGATCCGGGCTCCGATCGCCACCTTCGCCACCGCCTTCGTGGCCGCCTTCGCCCTCCAGCAGCTCGCGCTGTGGCTGCTGGGCCGGGGGTGGCAGCGACCATGGCTGGCCGTCTTGTTCGACCTGGTGCGGCTGCCGTCCAACCTGGCCGCCACTCTGGCCCTCTTCGGGCCACGCACAACCAGGTTCCAGGTCACCCCCAAGGGCCGCACCGGTGAGCGTCCACGCCGGACGCCAGCCCCCCGGATCCTGTGGGCCGTCGCCGTCGCCTCGGCCGTCGCCGGCGCCTGGTTCGTGGCCACGCTCGCGGGGCGCACCCCGCTGCACTACGGCGTCCCAGCGGCTGCGTTCGCCGCGGCCGCCTGGCTCGCCCTGAACCTGCTGCTGGTGATCGCCGCGATCGCCCGGATTCGTGCCATCCGCTACGGCACCGAGCGGCGCGCCAGCGTCCGCTTCCCGGTGTCGCTGCCCGCGCGGCTGGACGGCGTACCCTGTACCGCCGGTGACCTGTCGGTCACCGGCGCCCGGGTGTCGGCGCCGTCCCGGCTTCCCAGCGACCCGTCGACGTTGGTCCTGGAGGCGCTCGGGAGGACCGTCACGCTGCGGTGCGCGGCGCGGGGACGTGTCGACCACCCGGATGGGAGTCAGACCGTCGCGCTCGAACTCGTGCTCGGACAGTGGCGAGCGATCGGCGCCCTGACGCACCTGCTGTTCAACGCCGGCGTGGGTCTCGACGTCGTCCCGGAGCCGTCCGCGGTCGACGCGGTCGCCTGAGCCGCCTTCTACCGTTTGATGGCACCAGCCGTTTGATGGCACCAGCCGTCTTGATGGTACCAGCCGTTGGATCGGACCGGCCGGCCGACGCGGGGCGACGCGGCCGGCCGGCCGACGCGGGGCAGCCGGACCGGCCGGCCGCTCACTGCCTGCGACGGGTGGGTGTGGGTCGCTCACCGCCTGCGACGGGTGGGTGTGGGTCGCTCACTGCCTGCGACGGGTGGGTGTGGGTCGCTCACCGCTTGCGATAGATGGCCGTGTAGGTGGTGTTCGTGGTCGGCGCGACGAGGGTGTGGTTCTGCGGACCGCCGTCCGACCACGACGAGAAGTAGTAGGTCGACCGGTTGAAGGTCTGCGGGGACGGGGCGCTGACCGAGTTGTGCGAGGCGACCACCACCGTGACGCTGAACGGGGTCGGCTGCGCCGCTTCGTTGACCAAGAGACCAGCAAGCTTGAGACCGCCAGGGTTGGTCTTGAAGGTCAGCAGCACGGTCCTCGGGTCGAGCCGCACGCTGGTCGTCGACGTCAGACCGCCGGAGTCGCTGGCCGTGAGCTGGATCTCGAGCCAGCAGGGGTACTGGTGGTCTGGGGCCGAGAACGACCCGCCGGCCACCCCGCTGGCAGTCTCCAGCTCGTGGGTGTGGCAGTCGCTCGGCGAGGTGCAGTGGTGCAGGATCAGCTTCCAGCTCAGCGCCGACGCGGGCAGCGCGCCGTCCTGGGCGTCGCTGGCGCGGCCGGAGAAGCCGATCGGGTCCCCGACCTTCCAGGTCAGGCTCGAGCTCGGCGTGTCGATCACCGCGACCGGCGCGGTGTTGCCGACCGTGATCGTGACCGAGGCGGTGTCGGTCGCGCCCTGATCGTCGGTGACCCTGAGCATGACCGTGTAGGTGCCGTCAGCGGTGTAGGTGTGGGTCGGCTGGGGACCGGTGGCGTCGCCGAAGGCCCCGTCGCCGTTCAGATCCCACGAGTAGGTGAGCGGCCTGCCCTCGGGATCAGTCGACCCGGTCCCGTCGAAGCTCACCGTCAGCGGGGCGCTGCCGCTTGTCGGGCTCGCGCCGATCCTGGCGGTGGGCGGCTGGTTGGCCGCGGTAAAGGTGACCCGGTGAACCGCACCACCCTCCATGTCGACGTAGAACAGGTCCCCGCCCGGGCCGGTCTTGAGGTCGACCGGGTGCCCGGCCGCCCCGCCGCTTGCGTCGACGCCGATGAACGACTGGAGCCTGCCGCGGTCGGGCAGGCCGTCGGTGCCGGGGAGCATGGCCCAGATCTCGTTGCGGGAGTGGTCGCCGAAGAACAGCGCGCCGTTGTAGGCGGCCGGGTACGACCCGCCCTGGTAGAAGGCCAGCCCGGTGATGGAAGAGCCCCCCGTCCGGCAGCCCGCGTAGCTCACCACGCAGGCGCTGTGGTTGTAGGCGTAGTAGGGCGCCGCGACCGACCCGCTCGTGTTGTACAGGCTCGAGCACTGGTTGAGGCCGGCGCCCTCGTAGCCGGTCTGCCTCGGGGTGCCCTCGTAGCAGGGCCAGCCGAAGTTCCGGGTGGCGGTGCCGGTCGGGGCGGTGAGCCGGTTGATCTCCTCCCAGGTGCCCCAGCCGACGTCGCCGATCCACAGCTCGTCGGTCCCGGGCCGCTGCGTGAAGCGGAACGGGTTGCGCAGGCCGTAGCCCACGATCCGCCTGGCGTTGGCGTCGCTTGAGGACCCGAAGGGGTTGTCGGCCAGGCCCTGACCCGTGGCCGGGTCGATGCGCAGGATCGCGCCGTCCAGGGTGGCCGGGCCGTCGGTGCGCCGGACGCTCTGGCTGCGCAGCGCGCCGCCCTCGGCGGTGGGGGCGGTGAGCGGGGTGCCGGCTGGCGCGGGCGGGTCGCCGCACGGGTTGGCCTTGTTGCCGGCGTAGAACGCCCCGTACTGGCCGTAGTCGACGTTGTTGAAGCTCGCACCGTCGCCGCCGCCGACGTACAGCTTGCCGTCCCGGCCGAACAGCAGGGTGCCGATGGAGTGGCTCGGGTACTGCTGGCACCACTCCTCGATCAGCACCTGCTCGCTGCCGGTCATGGTGCTGCCGCTGGCCGTGAGCCGCGAGACGCGCGCCGACACCAGGCATCCGTCGGTCGTCGCGCCCGGCGGGGTGGGGCAGGCGTCGTTCCAGGTCGGCGCTGTGCCGCCGATCGGCGCGTCGTAGGTGTAGAGCACGTACACGTACGGGCTGGCGGGGAAGTTCGGGTCGAGCGCGAGGCCGAGCAGGCCCCGGTCCCAGTAGTCGTCGACGTTGACCGACAGGTCGGCGAAGGTGACCGGGCTGGTGTCGGCCAGGCTCTGGAAGACCTTGACAACCCCGTTCTTCTGGCCGACGAAGATGCGGCCGTCGGAGGCGAACTGGACGACGGTCGGGTTGGTCAGCCCGCTGAGCACCACCGAGTCACGAAAGCCGCTGGGCAGCGTCGACGCCTGCGCCGGTCGGCCAGCAGTGAGCACGGCGAGCGGCCCGAGCAGGAGCAACGCGAGCGCCGCCGTGCGCAGCCGGAGTGAAAGCGCCCGGGTCTGGGACAGCTGCATGCCGGCCTCCCCCTTTGAGCCCGGCAGGCAAGAGACCGAAACGGTGCGGCGTAGCGTCCACCGCTGTGCTCAGGTCGCCGAGCTGGTCCTACGACAACGAGCTGGTCCTACGACAAGATGGGTGTACCGGCCTGGAGCGTGGGCGTACATCCCGCGTTCTACGTAGCTTTACCGAGTTCGCCTGGATGAGCAGGCCTGCCTGTTCGCCCCATGCTCCGGGCCGGCGTGCGGGCCGAGGACCTGGTCTGCCGCTTCGGTGGCGAGGAGTTCGTCGACGACAGCAGTAGCACCGTCCCCGAGCAGGCTCTCGCTGAAGTTCGCCAGCACGTTCACGATCCCAACGGGACTGCCTGGCCGCACGGGCGGCCGGCCGCTCCCCCCGGCGGCCAGCCGCCCGGGACCGGGCAGCGACCCCCCAGCTGCCCGGCGCCGGCCCCTCGGGGCCGGGCGCGGCCGAGACACGATGGTGCCCATGGCGCGGTCCGTCTCCTAGCCACCAACCGGCCGCCCTGGTTTCCCGACTCGACGGTATCCGGGGGCGCGTTCCCTGTCGTGAGCAGTCGGCTACTCTATGGGCCCGATCGGGCGGTATAGGATGGCCGCGTGAACGGCTCGTGGCTACTGGTCGGGCGCCAAGCCGAGCTCGAGGCGCTGACCGCGGGCATCACAGACGCCAGCTCTGGCGGCGTCGTGCTCGCCGGCACCACCGGGGTCGGCAAGACTAGGCTGGCCAGGGAAGCCCTGGCATGGGCGGAGGCGGCCGGGTGGGACGTCGAGTGGGTGGCCGCGACCCGGGCGGCGGCCTCGATCCCGTTCGGGGCCGTGTCCCACCTGCTGCCTCCGGCCGAGCGCCTCGGCGATGACCGCCTGGACACCCTCCGACGAGCCACCGCCCTGCTTGCCGAGCGGGGCCGCGGGCGGCCCCTGGTGGTCGGGGTCGACGACGCCCACCTGCTCGACGACGCCTCGGCCGCGCTGGTGCACCAGCTTGCGCTGGGTGGTCTGGCGGTGGTGCTGGCCACCGTGCGCACCGGTGAGCCGGCCCCCGACGCGGTGGTCGCGCTGTGGAAAGACGGTCTGGCCCGCCGCCTCGACCTGCCAGCGTTGGCGGCGGAGGCGACCGCCGAGCTGCTCGGCCACGCCCTGGGCGGGCCGTTCGACGGAGTGACCAGGCAGGAGGTGCTGCGAGTGACAGGGGGCAACCCGCTGTACCTGCGCGAGCTGGTCCTGGGCGGGCTGAAGACCGGCGCCCTGCGCCAGGTCGATGGGGTGTGGCGCTGGAAAGGCGGGCTGGGCGGCGCGACGCGGCTGGCCGAGCTGGTCGAGGCCCGCCTGGGCGCCCTGGGCGAGACGGCCAGGGCCGCGGTGGAGCTGGCTGCCTGGGGCGAGCCCCTGCCCGTCCGGGTGCTCGAGCGGCTGGTGGACAAGGATGCAGCCCAGACGGCCGAGCGGAGCGGCCTGCTGGCGCTGGGGCGGTCCGGCCGCCGCCTGCTAGCCCGCCTGGCCCACCCGCTGTATGGCGAGGTGCTGCGGGCCACGCTGCCGGTGAGCCGGGTCCGAGCGGTCGCCGAGCGGCTGGCGGCCGCCTTCGGCGCCGGCACCTTGCGACGGCGGGACGACGTGCTGCGGGTTGGGGCCTGGCAACTGGAAGCGGGTGTGGCCACCCGCCCGGCCCTGCTGCTGGAGGCCGCCGGGCAGGCCACGGCCCGCTTCGACCTCGAGTTGGCCGAGCGCCTGGCCCGTGCCGCCGTCGAGGCGGGTGGCGGTCCGACCGCGGTGCGGCTGGTGGCCGAGACCCTCGAGTGGCAGGGTCGGCACGCCGAGGCGGTCGCGGTCATGGACGACGAGCCGCCCACCCAGGGCGCTGAGCGGGCCCGCTGGGCAAGCGTCCGAGCCGGGAACCTCTACTGGGGGCTGGAGCAGACCGCTGAGGCCGAGGAGGTGTTGCAGCAGGCCGCGCTGGCCGAGGAGGGAGGCGAGGAGGCGGTCGCCATGCTGGCCTGGATCCTGCTGTTCGACGGGCGCCTGCGGGAGGCCGTGGCGGTCGCCGGTCGGGTCCTTGACCGACCCGGGGCGCCCGCCCAGGCGCTCGTGTGGGCCTCGACCGCGGCCGTGCCTGCGCTCGGGTCGCTCGGCCGGCTCGGCGAGGCGCTCGCCGTGGCCGACCGGGGGCTGGCCGTGGCCAGGGCGCACTCGCAGGAGCTGCCCTGGGGCAAGACCCAGCTCGACCTGGTCCGATGCCAGGTCCTGCTCGGCGCCGGGCGGCTCGCCGAGGCCGGCTCGATCGCCGACGCCGGCTACCACGCCGCGGTCGCCGACCGCTCACCCGAGCGAACCGGGGGCTGGGCCGGCTTCCGCGGCCTGGTCGCCAAGGCCCAAGGGCAGGTCGCCACCGCTGAGGCGTCGTTGCGGGAGGCGGTCGCACTGCTCGACGAGCAGGACCCCTACCGGTTCATGCGCTGGTGCCTGGCCGAGCTGGCCAGCGTCGCCGCCCTGGCCGGTGACCAGCCGGCGGCAGCCGCCTGGCTGGAGCGGGCCGACGCCCGCGGTGGGGAGGCCAACCGGTTCTTCGACGCCTGGGTGGAGCTGGACCGGGCCTGGGTGGCAGCCGGGGCCGGCGAGCTGACCAGAGCTGCCCGGCTGGCCAGACAGGCGGCCGAGCTGGCCAGGGCCTGCCGGCAGTTCACGTTCGAGGCGGTCGCCCTGCACGACGTGGCCCGGCTGGGCGCTCCTGCCGGAGTTCGGGAACGTCTGGAGGACTTGGCCGGCCTGCTCGAGGGGCGGCTGGCTCCGGTGCTGGCCACCTCGGCGGCCGGGCTGGCCGCCGGGGATGGGGCGGCCCTGGACCGGGTCGCGGCGGCCTTCGAGGACCTCGGCGCGATGCTGCTGGCGGCTGAGGCCGCGGCCGCCGCTGCCCGCGCCCACCAGGCCACCGGCCGCGACGCCAGGGCCAACGCCTCCCACGAGCGGGCTGCAGCACTGGCCGCCGCCTGCCAGGAGGCCCGCACCCCCGGCCTCGACCCGGGCGCACTGGCCTCGACCCTCACTCCGAGAGAGCGGGAGGTGGCCATGCTGGCCGCCGCCCGCACCTCCAGCCGCGAGATCGCCGCCCGGCTCGACCTGTCGGTCCGCACGGTCGACAACTACCTGGGCCGCGCCTACGCCAAGCTCGGCGTCTCTGGCCGGGTCGAGCTGGCCGCCCTCCTAGGGGCCAGGGCCGCGTGGCAAGCGCCACGGAGGGCTTGAGCCCGGTCGCAAAGCCTCGGCTTCCTGGGAGCAGCTACGGGGGGGAAGGCAGCGCCTCTCCCACTCGTGACCCCCTCGATCCGCCTGCCGAGCAAGGCACACGCTGGCACAGCTAGAGGTTAGAATGCATCCAGTAGCCGCTGTCGCCACCACCCAGCCGTCACCGTCGCAGGGTGACGCATCACCGCCATACCAGCTCAGTGGAGTGGAGGGCATCATCGCCACCGCCGCGGCGCCGTGGCATCCGCCTACTGTGAAGCTCCCCTGGACCTGACCTGTCGAGCCTGGGCAGGCACCGCCTGAGTTCCCACGGCACAAGCGCGAACGGCTCCCGTCGGCCCCCCGCGGGGGCCGTTCGCATGTGAGAGGAGCGGTTGGTTATTACGGGTGATGCTGTTGCTCGCCACGGCCACCGCATCCTGGACGACGCCTACCAGGCCGCTCACAATGCACAGATTCGCTCCACTCGCCAGGCCCGCGCTGTCTCTTGGTAGGGAGGAGATCAGATGTACCTGATCCGCGAGCGCTTCTTCCGGATGGGCGAGGACTCCGACATCACCGACGAGCAGGGCCAGCCCGTGCTGCACGTGGACGGCAAGGTGCTGAGCCTGCACGACCGGCTGGTGCTTCGCGACCCCGACGGGCGCGAAGTCGCCCAGGTGTACCGCAAGCTCGCCGCGCTCCGGCCGACCTACCAGATCTCGGTCGGTGGCGAGAAGGTCGCCGAGGTGCGAAAGCACCTCTTCACGCCCTTCGGCGACCGGTTCACGATCGACATCCCGGGCCCTGACGACCTCGAGATGGCAGGCAATCTGTTCGACCACGAGTTCACCATCCGGCGAGGGGACCAGACAGTGGCGACCGTGTCCAAGCGCTGGTTCAGCATGCGCGACACCTACGCTGTCGACGTCGCCCCAGGCGAGGACGACCTGTTGATCCTGGCCAGCGTCCTCGCGCTGGACTTGGCGGAGGACCGCGAACGCGACCACCGATGATCGCCCGAGGGCCGCAACCCGCGGAGCACGCGACAGCTGCCGGCGCACCGAGGTCAGCACCGTCGCATCGATTGAGCCTCGTCCGAGCTCAGCGCACCCGCAGGTAGGGTCCGACATACCGCTTGCCGGGTGAGGGACGCCGGCACCCCTGTGAGCAGGGGGTTGGTGCTGGTGGTCGGGACGGCCGGATTTGAACCGGCGACCCCCTGCTCCCAAAGCAGGTGCGCTGACCAAGCTGCGCCACGTCCCGTACGCATAGCCTCTGAGCTGCGAAGATGCTACACTCGGGCGTAGTGGTCGGCAAGCACAGCGCTCACTGCGCATCTGCTTCGGCCCCGCGCCTGCCCCGTCGGAGCCGCAGGAGAGGCGTAGTGAGCGCTGGCGTGTCCGTCGGCGACGGCGCAGACTAGTCGCACCAGGCCCGAACCTTCCCTGGAGTGCCTCATGTCGCGCTACGACCCTCTCATGTCGCGCTACGACCCTCAGCCGCCAGCGCTGCTCCCGATGCTGTCGCGGGGCAAGCACCGCAGCCCGCGCAAGGGCGCGTGCTTCATGGAGTTTGCCTCCCTGCTCGCCGGCGAGCGCTTCAGTGACCACCCGGCGTGCACCCACCCCCTGCTCGCCGCGGTAGCCCGGCACGTCAACGACTACACCTCCGACGCCGGCCGTCCACGGCTGGCCGACCTGATCCCGTCGGTGACCGGGCTGACCGGCGAGGACCTGCACATCGACGCGCGGATCGCGTTGGGGTCGGCCACGATGGCGCTGCCGGTGGCGGCGGCCGAGCGCCAACGCGTCCTGGCGGTCTCGGTGCTGGCGTGCGAACGCGTCCTGGCGGCGCTGGACGGGCGACCGGTGGGAGCCCTCGAGGAGCAGAGCCGCTCGGCCCTGGCGCAGGCGCCGCACGCCGCGGCGTGGGCCTCCCAGTTCATCAGCGGCGCCCGGCCCTCGGCGACCTCCGCGAAGCATTTCCGCCGGCAGGCCGCGCCCAGCATCGTCCATGACGCCGTCAAGAGCATCGCGCAGGCCTGCGTCCCGGACCCGGATGGGATGCTCCGCGGCCTGCTTGTCCAGGCGATCGGTGCCTGCGCGGCGTGGGCCGGTCGCGACCCTCACCGCGGCGCCGCGTTCGACACCACCGCGTGGCTGGCCGCGTGCCGGCGCACCGGAGGGGCACCAGCCGCGGACGCGACACGTCGGGCGAGCGGCTCGAGCAGGTACTGACGGCACGGCGGGCACCGGCGGCGACCCATCAGCGCCGCCTGGATCCTCTCCGGATCCGTTGTACGTGGTCGGCGAGGCGGTGAAAGCTGCCGTGGGCAGGGCCAGCACAACCCACTCCCGCCGGCCAGCCCGTGGCGCAACGTCAGCAGTCATGTGCTGATCTCCTCCGTCGCCGCGGCTGGTCCGTTACGGGCGGAGTCTGACAGTCAGTGGTGGCCGAGGACCGGGTGGGGGCGGTACGGGGCCTCCAGCCGGGCCACCTCGTCCTCGCTCAAGGTCACCTCGACCGCGGCGATCGCGTCCTCGAGGTGGCCTAGCTTGGTCGCTCCGACGATCGGTGCGGTCACGGCGGGCTTGCCGAGCAGCCAGGCAAGCGCGATCTGCGCCGGGGGCAGGCCGCGCTCGGCGGCGACCGCGCGGACCACGGCGACGACGTCGAAGTCGTCGTCGCCGTACATGGCGTCGGCGAGCGGGTCGCTGCCGGCCCGGACGGTGCGCTGCCCGCCGCCCCGCTCGCGGTTGCCGGCGAGCAGCCCGCGCGCCAGCGGGCTCCACGGGATGCAGCCGACGCCCTGGTCGAGGCAGAGCGGGATCATCTCCCGCTCCTCCTCGCGGTAGACCAGGTTGTAGTGGTTCTGCATCGAGGTGAACCGGGTCCAGCCGGCCGCCTTGGCGGTGTGCTGCGCCTTGGAGAACTGCCAGGCGTACATGCTGGACGCCCCGAGGTAGCGTGCCTTGCCGGCCCGCACGACGTCGTGCAGCGCCGCCATCGTCTCCTCGACCGGGGTCTCGTCGTCCCAGCGGTGGAGCTGGTAGAGGTCGACGTGGTCGGTGCCCAGCCGGCGCAGCGAGTCATCGATGCCGGCAAGGACGTGCTTGCGCGACAGCCCGCGGTCGTTGGGGCCCGGGCCCATCGGGAAGTAGACCTTGGTGGCCAGCACGTAGTCGTCGCGGCGTGGGAACAGCTTGGCGAGCAGCCGGCCGGTGATCTCCTCGGTCATGCCGTCGGAGTAGATGTCGGCGGTGTCGAAGAAGGTCACGCCGGCCTCGACCGCGCGCCGTACGATCGGCTCGGCCTCGTCCTCGCCCAGATGCCATTCGCGTTCGGCCCGGGAGCCGTAGCTCATCATGCCAAGGGCGATCCGCGAGACCTTCAGCCCCGACGAACCCAACCGCGCGTACTGCATCCCGCCTCCTCAGGCGTCGACATCGTCGTGGAGTCTTCCATGCGGCGGGACCTGGTGGAGCGCGACGCCGGCGACGACCAGCGCGATGCCGAGCAGATCCTGACCGGTGGGGAGCTGGCGCAGCACGGTCGCGCCGATGATCGTGCCCAGCATGGGCAGCAGCGCCAGCATCAGGGCGAAGGTGGCGCGCGGCAGCCTCGCCATCGCCAGCTGGTCGGTGACGTAGGGGATCACCGAGGAGCAGACGCCCACGCCCACGCCGGCGGCCAGCAGCGCCGGGTGCGGGAACGCCGTCAGGGCGCCGCCGAGCCCGACCGGCGTCACCACCACGGCGGCGACCAGCATCGCCGCGCCGAGCTGGTCGATCCCGCTCATGGCGCCGCTGCCGGCATCGGTGTTGGCGACCCGGTGCCCGAGGACCACGTAGAGCACGAACAGCGCGCAGTTGCCGAAGGCGAACGCGAACCCGAGCGGCTGCCCGGCGAGGCGCAGGTCGGCGAGCGCGGCCACGCCGCACGCGGTGAGCGCGAGCGCCGCGGCGTTGCGCGGCGTGGTGGCGCCCGCGACTGCCAACAGCACCACCCCGAGAAACTCGATGGCGCCCACGGTTGCCAGCGGCAGCCGCGCCACCGCGAGGTAGAACAGCACGTTCATCGCGGCGAGCGCGGCCCCGAGCTGGGCAAGCAGCACGCGCCCGCGCCGGTCGGTGCGGGCGAGCAGCCGCCAGGGGCGGCGCCACGCCGCGAACAGCGCCGCGGCGGCCACGATCCGCAGCCACGCCACCCCGAGCACGTCGAGGTGGGCGAACAGCAGCACGGCAAAGGCCGGGCCAAGATAATGGAACACCGCGCTGACCAGGAAGAACGGCTGCGGTGGCAGGCCCTGGAGCCGCAGCGACCACGCCGGCGCCGGCCCGCTCGTCCGGCGGTCCGGGGAGGTCAGCGCTTGCGCCGTGGTGTTCACCGGCGCATCCTACGAAGGCAGCGCGCCGCAATGAATGGCCAAACAGCGGAGCTTGGACCGAGATGCCGGCCGAACAACGAAACAACGGGCGCCAGACTTTCGATTCGATCGACGACATCGACCGGCGCATCGTCGCGGAGCTCTACGGCGACGCCAGGCTCCGGGTCGCCGAGCTCGGCCGGCGGGTCGGGCTGTCCCCGCCCGCGGTGGCCGAACGGCTGCGGCGGCTCACCGACAGCGGCGCCCTCCACTTCCAAGCCGAGGTCGAGCCGCGCGCGCTCGGCTACACCCTCTGCGCCATCGTCAGGGTCAGCCCGACCACGCGCGACCTCAAGCTGATCCCCGACGTCGCCCGCCGGCTACCCGAGGTCACCGAGTGCTACCGCATCACCGGCGACGACTGCTACTTCATGAAGCTGTACCTGCGCTCGATCGAGGAGCTCGAGCCGATCCTGGACCGCTTCACACCGCTGGGCCGCACGACCACCTCGATCGTGAACGCAACCCCCGTCCCGCGCCGGCCGCTCCCCGTCGCCGAGACCGAGCTGGGGCCGGTCGCCGTCGATCTCGGCTGAGCCGGACCATCGCGCCCGCCACCAGCGCGGCGACCAGCGAGTGGTCGGCGGTGACGGCGGCGAGCAGACCGGCGGCCGAACCGGCCAGCTCGGCCGTGATCACGCCAACCATCCCCGCGACCGTCAGGAATCCTTGCCAGCGCCCGCCCCGCAGCCCCTGGATTCTGAGTCGATCCGCGGGCGGGACACTGAGCAGTGCGCTGACATGTCGGGTGGCCTCAGGGTGTGCCTTGCAGTGCCGAGAGGCGGAGGCAGCGCTCTTGTAGGCGCGAGCTATGCCGAGCTGCGATGTTGCGACTCCTGGAGGGCCGCTACCCGACCGGCGCGGGCGAGGTCGCGGTCACCGACGAGGTGGCGAGGACCTTCAGCTCCACATCGGTGACCGGTTCGACCGCGACGGTCACGACCGGACCGTCGTCGGCCTGGTGGAGAACCCCACCGACCTGCTGGACGAGTTCGCCCTGGTGTCCCCGGGGCAGG
Encoded here:
- a CDS encoding PQQ-dependent sugar dehydrogenase, which gives rise to MQLSQTRALSLRLRTAALALLLLGPLAVLTAGRPAQASTLPSGFRDSVVLSGLTNPTVVQFASDGRIFVGQKNGVVKVFQSLADTSPVTFADLSVNVDDYWDRGLLGLALDPNFPASPYVYVLYTYDAPIGGTAPTWNDACPTPPGATTDGCLVSARVSRLTASGSTMTGSEQVLIEEWCQQYPSHSIGTLLFGRDGKLYVGGGDGASFNNVDYGQYGAFYAGNKANPCGDPPAPAGTPLTAPTAEGGALRSQSVRRTDGPATLDGAILRIDPATGQGLADNPFGSSSDANARRIVGYGLRNPFRFTQRPGTDELWIGDVGWGTWEEINRLTAPTGTATRNFGWPCYEGTPRQTGYEGAGLNQCSSLYNTSGSVAAPYYAYNHSACVVSYAGCRTGGSSITGLAFYQGGSYPAAYNGALFFGDHSRNEIWAMLPGTDGLPDRGRLQSFIGVDASGGAAGHPVDLKTGPGGDLFYVDMEGGAVHRVTFTAANQPPTARIGASPTSGSAPLTVSFDGTGSTDPEGRPLTYSWDLNGDGAFGDATGPQPTHTYTADGTYTVMLRVTDDQGATDTASVTITVGNTAPVAVIDTPSSSLTWKVGDPIGFSGRASDAQDGALPASALSWKLILHHCTSPSDCHTHELETASGVAGGSFSAPDHQYPCWLEIQLTASDSGGLTSTTSVRLDPRTVLLTFKTNPGGLKLAGLLVNEAAQPTPFSVTVVVASHNSVSAPSPQTFNRSTYYFSSWSDGGPQNHTLVAPTTNTTYTAIYRKR
- a CDS encoding Lrp/AsnC family transcriptional regulator → MPAEQRNNGRQTFDSIDDIDRRIVAELYGDARLRVAELGRRVGLSPPAVAERLRRLTDSGALHFQAEVEPRALGYTLCAIVRVSPTTRDLKLIPDVARRLPEVTECYRITGDDCYFMKLYLRSIEELEPILDRFTPLGRTTTSIVNATPVPRRPLPVAETELGPVAVDLG
- a CDS encoding aldo/keto reductase, with the protein product MQYARLGSSGLKVSRIALGMMSYGSRAEREWHLGEDEAEPIVRRAVEAGVTFFDTADIYSDGMTEEITGRLLAKLFPRRDDYVLATKVYFPMGPGPNDRGLSRKHVLAGIDDSLRRLGTDHVDLYQLHRWDDETPVEETMAALHDVVRAGKARYLGASSMYAWQFSKAQHTAKAAGWTRFTSMQNHYNLVYREEEREMIPLCLDQGVGCIPWSPLARGLLAGNRERGGGQRTVRAGSDPLADAMYGDDDFDVVAVVRAVAAERGLPPAQIALAWLLGKPAVTAPIVGATKLGHLEDAIAAVEVTLSEDEVARLEAPYRPHPVLGHH
- a CDS encoding LuxR C-terminal-related transcriptional regulator codes for the protein MNGSWLLVGRQAELEALTAGITDASSGGVVLAGTTGVGKTRLAREALAWAEAAGWDVEWVAATRAAASIPFGAVSHLLPPAERLGDDRLDTLRRATALLAERGRGRPLVVGVDDAHLLDDASAALVHQLALGGLAVVLATVRTGEPAPDAVVALWKDGLARRLDLPALAAEATAELLGHALGGPFDGVTRQEVLRVTGGNPLYLRELVLGGLKTGALRQVDGVWRWKGGLGGATRLAELVEARLGALGETARAAVELAAWGEPLPVRVLERLVDKDAAQTAERSGLLALGRSGRRLLARLAHPLYGEVLRATLPVSRVRAVAERLAAAFGAGTLRRRDDVLRVGAWQLEAGVATRPALLLEAAGQATARFDLELAERLARAAVEAGGGPTAVRLVAETLEWQGRHAEAVAVMDDEPPTQGAERARWASVRAGNLYWGLEQTAEAEEVLQQAALAEEGGEEAVAMLAWILLFDGRLREAVAVAGRVLDRPGAPAQALVWASTAAVPALGSLGRLGEALAVADRGLAVARAHSQELPWGKTQLDLVRCQVLLGAGRLAEAGSIADAGYHAAVADRSPERTGGWAGFRGLVAKAQGQVATAEASLREAVALLDEQDPYRFMRWCLAELASVAALAGDQPAAAAWLERADARGGEANRFFDAWVELDRAWVAAGAGELTRAARLARQAAELARACRQFTFEAVALHDVARLGAPAGVRERLEDLAGLLEGRLAPVLATSAAGLAAGDGAALDRVAAAFEDLGAMLLAAEAAAAAARAHQATGRDARANASHERAAALAAACQEARTPGLDPGALASTLTPREREVAMLAAARTSSREIAARLDLSVRTVDNYLGRAYAKLGVSGRVELAALLGARAAWQAPRRA
- a CDS encoding LURP-one-related family protein, which gives rise to MYLIRERFFRMGEDSDITDEQGQPVLHVDGKVLSLHDRLVLRDPDGREVAQVYRKLAALRPTYQISVGGEKVAEVRKHLFTPFGDRFTIDIPGPDDLEMAGNLFDHEFTIRRGDQTVATVSKRWFSMRDTYAVDVAPGEDDLLILASVLALDLAEDRERDHR
- a CDS encoding EamA family transporter, whose translation is MRLQGLPPQPFFLVSAVFHYLGPAFAVLLFAHLDVLGVAWLRIVAAAALFAAWRRPWRLLARTDRRGRVLLAQLGAALAAMNVLFYLAVARLPLATVGAIEFLGVVLLAVAGATTPRNAAALALTACGVAALADLRLAGQPLGFAFAFGNCALFVLYVVLGHRVANTDAGSGAMSGIDQLGAAMLVAAVVVTPVGLGGALTAFPHPALLAAGVGVGVCSSVIPYVTDQLAMARLPRATFALMLALLPMLGTIIGATVLRQLPTGQDLLGIALVVAGVALHQVPPHGRLHDDVDA